The Terriglobus roseus region AGCACCTTCCGCAAGCAACGTCTTCACCACGCGATGCACAATCAGGTCAGGGTAACGACGAATCGGCGAAGTGAAGTGTGTATAGGCCGGCGCAGCAAGTGCGAAGTGGCCTTCATTCTTCTCGGAGTACTTCGCTTGCTTCAGAGAACGCAACATCAAATAGCTGAGAATGCGCTCTTCGGGTCTGCCCTGTATCTTCGCGGCGAGTCGCTGATACATCTGCGGTTCTACATCAATCTGAGCAGACACTTCATGCCCTTGCGGTTTTCGACCATCGCGACCACGCTCGCGTTGACGCCGCTGATCACGGCGGTCCGCTTTCATTGTCACGGTCTTAACCGGCAATGCACCAACGCCAAGTGATACACCAAATGCGGCCGCTGCATCTTCAAACTCCACAATGCGTTTGGGGTCTGGCATCTCGTGAATGCGATACATTGCTGGCACGCCGCTGGCTTCCATCCAGCGCGCAACACATTCATTCGCGCACAACATGAACTCTTCAATGATGCGATTGGACCACGCACGCTCTGCCTTGCGGACACCACGCATCGCGCCGTTCTCGTCGAAATCGATCACCGGCTCTGGTAGATCAAAATCAATCGATCCGCGCTTCACCCGCTTGCCATTTAACTTCTGTGCAAGCTCCAACATGAGCTCAAACTGTGAAACAAAATCGACATACTCAGTGCGCAGTTCCGCATCCCCATCGAGAATCTTCTGCACCTTCGTATACGTCATGCGACGTGCGGAACGGATGAGACCTTCGCATACCTCATACCCCAACACATTGCCATCGCCATCAAGCGTCGCGATGCATGACAACACCATGCGGTCTTCATCTGGCCGCAACGAGCATTCGCCATTCGACAACTCCTGCGGCAACATAGGCACAGCTCGATCCGGGAAGTACACGCTGTTGCCACGCAAACGCGCTTCCAGATCCAGGTCCGTTCCATCGAGCACATACTCCGCGACATCCGCGATGTGTACCTGTAACTCCCAGGTGCCATCGTCACGCTTGCGCACAAGCACAGCATCGTCAAAGTCTTTCGCGGTTTCACCGTCAATCGTGACGATTGGCTCATCGCGAAAATCCCTACGTGCGCGAAGTTCGTCGTCATCCAGCGCCGCGACATTGCGCTGCGCTGCGTCCTGCGCCTCTACCAGCACATTCGCAGGAAACACATGAGGCAGATGATGCTTGCGGATGACAATCTCTACATCGACACCGAACGCATCCGGGTCGCCCAAGACTTCAATCACGCGGCCGCGCGCCGGCGAATATTCCGTGGGATATTGCGTAATCTCCACATCGACGGCAAGCCCGTGCAGGTTCTGCAAAGTGCCGTCCCATACATGCTCCTGCGCGCTGGCTTCCGCGCCAAGCGTGCGATGCGGCGTGATGGCAGCGGCCGGAAGATCGCGATCATTCTCAATCAGAACCGGCTGCGACATGCGCTCATCCAACGGGGTCACGTAGCTGCCACGGAGTCGAACGTCATCACTGCCGTGATCGAACGCACGTCCGCGAGCACCTGCCGCATGAAAGATGCCAACAATCGTGGGATTACGCCGTGTGAGCACGCGCACAATGCGTCCGCTACGGCGACCGTCACGTGAAGGAGGGGCCGGCAGGACAAGCACCTGGTCGCCCTGCATAGCTCCGTTCAATTCATGCGGTGGAATGAAAAGATCGCCGTCAGATGACGCACCATCACTGGGCCGCACAAATCCATAGCCATCGCGATGCAGTTGCAGTTTGCCCGCGATCAGATCCTTGCGACTGCCCTCACGCGCATCCATGCGTTCCCGCACGCGACGCTTCATGTCATCAGCGAAGCCGCGGCGACCGCCGCCCAAACGGCTATCGTTCTTCGCACGTTCGACGTTCGTCTCTGGCAGCGCCCAGTGCTCCTGGTCCATCTTCACCAGCGCGCCGCGAGCCGTCATGCGCGTCAGTTGCTCCAGCAACATGCGACGTTCGCGTCCCCCGCCCATACCCAGTTCGCGAACCAGTTGTTTGTAACCCGCGCGACCGCCAGCGCGTTGAATGCGCCGCAGAATCTCGCGATCTGTGTGCTGATAAGGGTGACCCGGCATCTGCCTGAAGAATACGCTGACTGGCGATTGATTGCAGAACCCACACGTTGGGCTACCTGCATAGACCTAGCAGCCACGGACAGCACGCTCTTCCGATGATTGGTCTATTTGCGAGCGAACTGTTTGGTATCGCCGGTGCGACCATTCGTCACTTGCATTGTCCCATCTGCACTGATCGTGATGACCACGTTCTTGCCGTCTGTACCGGATGTGTTAGCAATAAATGCCTCGGGGACATTGTGTTCCGGTCCTTGCTGTGGCGTTTTCCCAGGATTCGGTGAGCCTGCAGGAGGCGCCAGGTGAAGTTGATATAACGCTTCCATTCGAGGTGACTTGCGAATGGTATCGATCACCGACGTACTGGCCCCTTTATGCGCACCGTTATCCATGATGGCCACGCGAGGCGCGATGGAGTTAATGAAAACCGGGCTGCTGCTCCAGTCCACACCGTGATGCGAAACGATCAACAAATCGACTTGCCCAAGTTTGTTCACAGGGCATACCAGCGAATATTCGCGATCCGAGGTCAAATCGCCCGCATCGACAATCTTCAACCCCGCAAAGCGAATCATGGTGCCAAGCGATTGACCATTCTCCTGTGTATCCGTGGCGGGCTGTTTCACATTCGCGCAAAGCGGATTCGGAGCTTTACGCACACTGGACGCTCCAGGATCATGATCCATCACAGCACCGTTGCTACTGATGGCAACCGCGTCAAAGCCGGGAGCAGGTAACTTGTCGCCCGCCTTTACGACGAAGTGCTTGTACTTCCCGGTGGCCAACAGTTTCCGATAATTCGCTAGAAACGACGTATCATTGGGATCGCTTGAAATACGCTCACCATGATCCAGAAAGGCACCGATCGGGAAGCGCTCTGCGAGTTGCGGCACACCGCCAATATGGTCGTCGTGATAGTGCGTCAACAACACCGTATCGATGCGCGAAAGCCCCATCATCTTCGCCGCCGCAACAATGCGATCAGCATCGCGCCCATTGTTCTTATCCCAGCCTGTATCTATCAACAGAGACTGTCCTGTGGGCGCAACAAATAACGTGGCCTGCCCACCTTCCACATCCACAGCCGTGATGCGCAGAGAGTTCTTCTGCCCGAAAGCGCTAGCAACGAGCGCGAGAGCAAAACAGGAAGCAGCAATAGGACGAAAGATCTTCATGACGCAACAGCATACCGCGCCACACGTGCCGGGCGCTCGTGAAGTAGATAAGCAATGCAGAAGGGCCGCTTTCGCGGCCCTTCTGGTTAGGTTCAGGTTTGATTAGAACGTTGCCGTCAGCTGGAACTCCGTCTGACGAGGAGCGCCCTGCGAGAACGTTCCTACACCGCGGTACGTACGCTGTGCCGACTGGGTTGCGAAGTTATTCGGACCAGTGACAAAGCTCGCACCACCCGAACCGCTGTTAATAGCTCCACCCGCAGTGGTTGTGTTCTGCAGAGTTCCGGTATAGGAGCTAAAGTTGCTGAAGTTTGCAATGTTGTAGAAGGCAATCTTCGGCGTAAGGCTCAGGCCCTCGTGCAACTTGTTAAACCGGAACGGGTAGGAGAAGTTCACGTCCAGCGAACGGAACATCGGGTTGTTGTTAGCTGTTCCCGTAGGAAGCTGAGCCACAGGCTGAATAACACCCTTCAGCGTTGTGAGCTGCGACAGTGTCATCAGGCCGGAGTTAATCACCTGCTGGCCGGCCGGAGTTACCTTTCCTGCGTAGCTACCGTTGTAGTTGGTGATGAAGCTGCCAAGCGTATTCGCCTTGACGCGATGCATGTAATCACCCTGCACCGTACCAGGAGCGAGATCGCCCGTCGTTCCGTCACCCGTCAGATCGGTCGTGAAAATGTTTCCTGCGGCAAGGCTCGAATCCAGAATCAGATTCGATGGGATCGCCGAGAAGAAGTGACCGATAAGACCAATTTCCGGGCCATACTTCGGCTTGATGTTGCCACCGAAGGAAAGCTGGTGCTTACGATCAAGTGTGTTGCGGCCGATGTACTGGTTCGGGTTGTCGTAATCCCAGGCGCCGGTTCCAAAGAACTCGTCGTTGGAGGTCATGTTCGACACAACACGGGACAGGTTATAGGAGACCTGGATGTTGCTACGGTCGATACCCTTCATCGGGTGCGAAGCCGCCTGACGATATACAACCTGCAGAGCATCGTAGCCCGAACGTCCCGCGGGGCGGATAACCGTGCCGCGGCCTAGATCAGGATTTACACCCGGGAATGCTGCCGGCGTCGAACGTCCCTGGACCTTGTAGTTGTTGTAGCTCGTGTATGCGTCACCATCGAGTCCCTGGCTGGCGAAGGAGTTGATTGCAAACGAGGGATTGTTGTTGATGAGGCACTGCACGACTGCAACGGATGTGGCAGCGGTCGCCGTACCGCAGGCGCCCTTCGTGGTAGATAGAGCGGAGAGGCGGTTGATCGCCGCAAGTGCATTTGCCTGGCTGAAGGTACGCGCCGCACCTGTGTGATTCAGGTCGATGGACTGACCGATGCGCCACGTCATGTTGTGGACATAGTCAGCGCTCAGAACCGCACCCTTGAACAGTTCACGCTGTAGACCGAAGTTCCACTGTTCTGAAACCGGCTGCTTGTAGGTCGGCGCATACAGGCCCGAAGCATTCAGGGTGTTGCCAAGGTATCCGCTGTTCACGACATTCGGGTTGGCCTTAGCCACAGCCTGATAGCTCTTCTGCAGCGCAGCGAACTGCGGAGCAGACTGAGCGATCGTGCGCTGGAGGCAGAGCGTCTGCAGAGGCGTTCCGTCAGGAGACGTGGTCACGACGCTGCTGTCCGGGAAGAGAACCGACGTCGACGCACAGGCAGACGCGGGGTTGTACGACTGAACCGTCTTCAAGAGACCGGCTGCAGCGTTACCGCTGCTGTTGAATACAACGCTCTCGTAGTAGAGACCAAAACCGGCACGCAGCACCGTCTTGTGGTTGCCCGGAGCATATACCAATCCGACCTGAGGCCCTAAGTTGTTATACGGTTGGCGTACATGACTTGCGGTGTAGCTCGGATCAAAGAGGCTGAGCAACGGGGTCGTGGACGCCTTGCCTGAGCAGACGTAGTTGGCGGTAGCCGTCATATCGGCGCAAGTGGGCAACGCGAAGCTGTTGTTCTGACGGTTGGTATCCACGCTGTAGCGGAGAGCAGCAGTCACGGTGAAGCTGGGCGTAACCTTCCAGGCATCCGCAACGTAGAACCCGTAGCGCCAAGCAGGTGAACCGCCACCAGGCAGGCCAAATCCCGCAACGTTGTTGCCATAACCGTTGCCCGTGGCAATCGTCGCAGAGCTGGTGTTGTAACCATTCAGCGGATCACCCGGACAAGCGGGCGCTCCGACTACGCCGCTGCAACCAAGGCCAAGTGGATTGGTAGCATTCACCGTGCCAGAAAGCAGATTGCTCGCGGTCGGGTTCAAACGGGGAGCCAAACCATAGAAGGCAGCATAGCCGCCACCCTGCAAACGGTTCAAAGAGCCGCCGAAACGGATATTGTGGGTACCGCGTGTGTAGCTGCCGTCATAACGAAGCTGCTTATCAGACTGGAACGTTGCCTGCGGAGCGTTCGAGTTTGGTCCGAAGTAGAGCTGGTTGGTGTAGTTGTAAGCAACCGGACCATTCGCCGTGACCAGGGGGTTGTAGCCCGAAGAGGCGCTGCCATCTGTGATGAGGTTGTGAAACTTCTCATACGAGCCACGGAACGAGTGCGTGAAGCGGCCCTTCGAGAAGTCAGCACCAAAGGCCATGCCGTACGTATTATCGCGATTCGGATACGCAGCAAAGCGGGTCGTTCCGCCTGCAGTGGTCGTCGAATCTACGTTGTAGTTGCCACGAGCGAAGTAATGACCGCCGAACGGGCCTGAGTAGTCCAGGCGCACAGTCGAATACGTCTGGCGATACGGCGTCCCTACGGTGGGGTGCTGTGCGGCAAGGGTCGAAGACTGTCCTACCGGGTTAGCACCAGCGGTGTTGAAAACAGTTCCCAGGTTGGATGGCGATGCGCTGTTCTGCTGAATGCGCTCCGCATTGCCAAAGGCGAAAAGCTTGTCCTTGATGATCGGGAAGCCAATGCTGCCGCCGTACTGATTGCGCTGAAAATACGGCGCAATGTGGTTGCCATTGGCATCTGCGGTGGAGTTCGGGTTCGCATCCAGAGCTCGCTGATCCTGGAAGATGTAGAACGCTTCGCCGTGGATTGAGTTCGTGCCCGAGCGGGTCGATACGTTCACAGCACCCTGCGAGGTAACTTCACCGGCAGCGTCCTGCGTGGAGCGGTTCAGTTGGAACTCGTTGATAGCGCCCTGGGACACGTTGAAGATCGTG contains the following coding sequences:
- a CDS encoding ribonuclease R family protein gives rise to the protein MPGHPYQHTDREILRRIQRAGGRAGYKQLVRELGMGGGRERRMLLEQLTRMTARGALVKMDQEHWALPETNVERAKNDSRLGGGRRGFADDMKRRVRERMDAREGSRKDLIAGKLQLHRDGYGFVRPSDGASSDGDLFIPPHELNGAMQGDQVLVLPAPPSRDGRRSGRIVRVLTRRNPTIVGIFHAAGARGRAFDHGSDDVRLRGSYVTPLDERMSQPVLIENDRDLPAAAITPHRTLGAEASAQEHVWDGTLQNLHGLAVDVEITQYPTEYSPARGRVIEVLGDPDAFGVDVEIVIRKHHLPHVFPANVLVEAQDAAQRNVAALDDDELRARRDFRDEPIVTIDGETAKDFDDAVLVRKRDDGTWELQVHIADVAEYVLDGTDLDLEARLRGNSVYFPDRAVPMLPQELSNGECSLRPDEDRMVLSCIATLDGDGNVLGYEVCEGLIRSARRMTYTKVQKILDGDAELRTEYVDFVSQFELMLELAQKLNGKRVKRGSIDFDLPEPVIDFDENGAMRGVRKAERAWSNRIIEEFMLCANECVARWMEASGVPAMYRIHEMPDPKRIVEFEDAAAAFGVSLGVGALPVKTVTMKADRRDQRRQRERGRDGRKPQGHEVSAQIDVEPQMYQRLAAKIQGRPEERILSYLMLRSLKQAKYSEKNEGHFALAAPAYTHFTSPIRRYPDLIVHRVVKTLLAEGASPFGGPEETASSSAQRFAAAHSHELIHAEGYDEPYPREEIAAIAQECSETERRAADAERELIEWKKIEFMSDRVGEDFAAMVLSVTKYGAYVELHDLYVEGLVPIHSLTDDHYTYRENAREIRGSKSGKTIRPGMQVRVLLDRIDRGNRRLQFAIIPEEESAPEGTRPFVSKRAGKTASRKEKQTTSRTEGLRPAKKGGKSRAPGKSQLSQESPFAKFATIDGVKPRRRKNKDLIAASRKKKGKRR
- a CDS encoding ComEC/Rec2 family competence protein; amino-acid sequence: MKIFRPIAASCFALALVASAFGQKNSLRITAVDVEGGQATLFVAPTGQSLLIDTGWDKNNGRDADRIVAAAKMMGLSRIDTVLLTHYHDDHIGGVPQLAERFPIGAFLDHGERISSDPNDTSFLANYRKLLATGKYKHFVVKAGDKLPAPGFDAVAISSNGAVMDHDPGASSVRKAPNPLCANVKQPATDTQENGQSLGTMIRFAGLKIVDAGDLTSDREYSLVCPVNKLGQVDLLIVSHHGVDWSSSPVFINSIAPRVAIMDNGAHKGASTSVIDTIRKSPRMEALYQLHLAPPAGSPNPGKTPQQGPEHNVPEAFIANTSGTDGKNVVITISADGTMQVTNGRTGDTKQFARK
- a CDS encoding TonB-dependent receptor, giving the protein MKKFLLVAPLALVSVAAHGQAVSVNGGAIQGTITDASGAAVSDANITIKSLDQGTTRNLTTDKAGFYSIGPLNPGDYTVTVVASGFQQLEVKTRILTGTATPGSFKLQVGQNSETIEVTAGEVQVNTDQAGVADVITREQIANLPVNGRNFLDLAQIEPGVQLQNGNTFDPTKSGYTGIAVNGTSGRTTRILLDGADITDETVGTTIFNVSQGAINEFQLNRSTQDAAGEVTSQGAVNVSTRSGTNSIHGEAFYIFQDQRALDANPNSTADANGNHIAPYFQRNQYGGSIGFPIIKDKLFAFGNAERIQQNSASPSNLGTVFNTAGANPVGQSSTLAAQHPTVGTPYRQTYSTVRLDYSGPFGGHYFARGNYNVDSTTTAGGTTRFAAYPNRDNTYGMAFGADFSKGRFTHSFRGSYEKFHNLITDGSASSGYNPLVTANGPVAYNYTNQLYFGPNSNAPQATFQSDKQLRYDGSYTRGTHNIRFGGSLNRLQGGGYAAFYGLAPRLNPTASNLLSGTVNATNPLGLGCSGVVGAPACPGDPLNGYNTSSATIATGNGYGNNVAGFGLPGGGSPAWRYGFYVADAWKVTPSFTVTAALRYSVDTNRQNNSFALPTCADMTATANYVCSGKASTTPLLSLFDPSYTASHVRQPYNNLGPQVGLVYAPGNHKTVLRAGFGLYYESVVFNSSGNAAAGLLKTVQSYNPASACASTSVLFPDSSVVTTSPDGTPLQTLCLQRTIAQSAPQFAALQKSYQAVAKANPNVVNSGYLGNTLNASGLYAPTYKQPVSEQWNFGLQRELFKGAVLSADYVHNMTWRIGQSIDLNHTGAARTFSQANALAAINRLSALSTTKGACGTATAATSVAVVQCLINNNPSFAINSFASQGLDGDAYTSYNNYKVQGRSTPAAFPGVNPDLGRGTVIRPAGRSGYDALQVVYRQAASHPMKGIDRSNIQVSYNLSRVVSNMTSNDEFFGTGAWDYDNPNQYIGRNTLDRKHQLSFGGNIKPKYGPEIGLIGHFFSAIPSNLILDSSLAAGNIFTTDLTGDGTTGDLAPGTVQGDYMHRVKANTLGSFITNYNGSYAGKVTPAGQQVINSGLMTLSQLTTLKGVIQPVAQLPTGTANNNPMFRSLDVNFSYPFRFNKLHEGLSLTPKIAFYNIANFSNFSSYTGTLQNTTTAGGAINSGSGGASFVTGPNNFATQSAQRTYRGVGTFSQGAPRQTEFQLTATF